Below is a genomic region from Kribbella qitaiheensis.
CGGTAGCGGCCATTTCCTCGATGGTGAGGCCGCTGAGGATCGAGCGCGGCTCGGTGACGGTGAGGTCGAGCAGCGGATCGGCGTCGTCGTCGCGGACCTTGACGAGCAGCCAGTCGCGCTCGGTGCGGGTAAGCGCGAAGACGCCGGCCAGCTTGACGCCCTGGAGTCGGAACTTGAAATGACCGCGATCGATCGCGGTGGCAGGGTCGACCAGCCGTTGCTTGTCCGCGGTGAGGTTCTGGTAGACGCCTGCGTCCCAGACGATCACCGCGCCACTGCCGTACTGGCTGCCCTCGATCACGCCCTCGTACTCGGCGTACTCGATCGAGTGGTCGGTGGTGAAGACGGCGAGCCGCTTCACGGTCGGATCGAGCGAAGGACCACGCGGTACGGCCCAGGACTTCAGCACACCGTCGACCTCGAGCCTGAGGTCGTAGTGCAGCCGTCTCGCGTCATGCAACTGCACGACGAAGATAGGGGCCGCAGGCATCCAAGAACCTTCCGCTGGTGGTCCGTCGCACAGACAAGCTTACGGCGGACCACCCGCGGGGAGGGCACTGCCGCGCTGACCGGGAGGGCGGTCAGGCCGCGGCAGCGGTGGGAGGCTCGATCTGATCGCGCAGCCGGTCGAGAATGCCGCGCAGCAGGCGGGAGACCTGCATCTGGCTGACGCCGATCTCGGCACCGATGTCCGCCTGGGTGTGACCCTCGACGAACCGCAGTTCGAGGATCTTGCGTTCTCTCGGTGCCAGGTCGTTCAGTACCGGCTCGAGGACGGCGACCGCCTCGGTCCGCTCGAACGCGGAATCTTCCTCGTCCGCGATCGTGTCGGCCAGGCTGGCTGTCGAATCGCCGTCCATCGGACGGTCCAGCGACAGCACGGAGAAACAGCCGTCGGCGGCGATGGCCGCTTCGACGTCGCCGACCTGGACGCCGATCGCCTCGGCGAGTTCTGCCAGGGTCGGATCGCGCTGCAGGTCCTGGACGAGTTGCGGACGCGCGGCGGCGATGGATCCCTGCAGTTCCTGCAGCCGGCGCGGGATGCGAACGGTCCAGGAACAATCCCTGAAGTACCGTTTAACTTCACCGCGGATAGTCGGTACGGCGTACGCCAGGAACGGCGTCTCCGTGTCGGGACGGTAGCTACGGGCCGCTTTCAGCAAGCCGAGATAGGCGACCTGGTCCAGGTCGTCGGCCTCGACTCCGCGGCCGCGGAACCGGCTCGCGATGCTGTGGGCGATCCCTAGGTTGAGCTCGATCGCCTGCTCGAGCAGGGACTGACGCTCTTCTTCGTTCGTGGAGCCGGCCCGCTGGTCCAGAAGGGACCGGGTGGCTCTGTCGCGGCGCTGCTTCGGATCGTTCGGTGCAGACTGCTCGTCGACGGTGCTGCTGGCAAGTACGGTAACCATGATTCTTGACCTCGCGACTATGAGTCACGGCGCGGCACATGTCTGGACCGCGGTCAATATCTGTAAGTCAGTTCTACCCTATCGGAGCCGAAGTTATGCATCCGACTTTCGACCGTCACCAACCCGCAGGGGTCGTGACAGGACGGAAACACTGTGTAGCAAGGGAAAACGTGGCCGGGCAAAGGTGAAGAACTACTCAAGGTTACGAAGCGCTGCCAGAGCGGCAACCGGTGTCCGGGCCGAATCACGCCAGCGCAGTGACCATCCATAGGGTGGGACACCGGCAGCCAGCGGACGGACGACGACTCCGGCGGGATGTGGCGTGGAGAGCAGCCCGACCGCGACACACTCGCCTGCCTTGACCAGTTCGAGCGCGGAACTGGTTCCATCCGTGCTCGCGGGATGCCGGCGCGGGGTGAATCCCGCA
It encodes:
- a CDS encoding DNA polymerase ligase N-terminal domain-containing protein, with the translated sequence MPAAPIFVVQLHDARRLHYDLRLEVDGVLKSWAVPRGPSLDPTVKRLAVFTTDHSIEYAEYEGVIEGSQYGSGAVIVWDAGVYQNLTADKQRLVDPATAIDRGHFKFRLQGVKLAGVFALTRTERDWLLVKVRDDDADPLLDLTVTEPRSILSGLTIEEMAATES
- a CDS encoding SigB/SigF/SigG family RNA polymerase sigma factor, translating into MVTVLASSTVDEQSAPNDPKQRRDRATRSLLDQRAGSTNEEERQSLLEQAIELNLGIAHSIASRFRGRGVEADDLDQVAYLGLLKAARSYRPDTETPFLAYAVPTIRGEVKRYFRDCSWTVRIPRRLQELQGSIAAARPQLVQDLQRDPTLAELAEAIGVQVGDVEAAIAADGCFSVLSLDRPMDGDSTASLADTIADEEDSAFERTEAVAVLEPVLNDLAPRERKILELRFVEGHTQADIGAEIGVSQMQVSRLLRGILDRLRDQIEPPTAAAA